In Ischnura elegans chromosome 3, ioIscEleg1.1, whole genome shotgun sequence, the sequence TAAtatctagggatgtgcgagttgtactttttgatctcgCGTCGAGTTAAGACTACTCGTAAGTATCGCATCAAGTCTTATGAATGATAGTTATTTCTGGATGAGGCAATATCACAATGCATGTaacaatatattctcatttttccaatcctctAAAGCATTTCCTATTCTGAAAACTCGGCCTAGTGTAAAATGGAAAAGATGAAAGAGAAAAGATGAACGTTGATGTTAATTGAGTCCGaattaggaaatgaatgaaaattaaattgtcttGAACAGTTCCCATAAGAAAAAAGTGATGAATTAACATCAAGTACTTTGTTGACatagtaatttaattatttattcttacaCGAGTTTGATGATAGCGCTTCCCGCCAGCACATTTCTGAACCTAATAGCCTTGCTAGATCTATATCACAGTCTGCAACCAAAATTACTTGAATGAACATTCGTAAGTGTACTCGAAACACTCAAGTCAAGTATCAGCTACTGGACTTGAATTTCCGAGTACTCAAACATccctaacaacaacaacaataggtATGTTAGAGACAACAATTTAGGGATATTATCCATAAAAAAGCATTATAAAGGCTTTTGATAAATATACAGGAAATACATTTAGCCCATGAGCAACAAAGCCAGAAAGCGGGTCACCTGAATCCTAGTACAATTGGAGTACTCACAAGATGGAGCAATAAAAGCTTACTGATACCAATTAAAGCAGAATAATAAGAGGTTCATTTTCTGGCTGATTTCCTAGAATGAAGCAATACATCGCATATATAAACTGACATTCGAATAAAActtgaaatagtgaaaaaaaaataacttaagttCACAATACcactatgattttttttaattggcataAAAGAATCTGACCTATTGAGTAAAATACCATTCTAAAAGCACCATATTCTTCAACCATGAACTTCATCAAAATATCAAAGGTATCAAGGTATCATGCTTATGTTCCATCCCTAAAATTAACTTACTAAAAGAaacagttttcataaaaaattacttaagaTATTCTGTATTTCATACAGAATATGATTAGAGTGCTAATTCACGCAAatcaggaaaagaaaattaaaaattgactaCTGCTTCAATCATGGCTGCTGAGGGTGAAATACCTGATCAAAGCGTGGTAAAGGTGTTGACTCCGGCTGTGGAATAACTTGTTCTGCAACTCCAGATACATTTTCTGACAGAAGAGACAGAGGATCTGGGGCTAGTGGGTCTCGATCGGGAGGTCGAAGAGAGAACGGAGAGTGACCTTGAGAATGGGCTGCCGACTCAGAGCCAGATGGAGAGGAGGGGAGAGGAGGAATAAGAGACAACAAATGCTCTAGATCTACTCTATTCTCTTCATCATACATCCGAGGTCCTTCCCCAATTCCTTCCATTCTCAAAGTTGGCAACTCTGAAGGATTTGCAAATTCAACTGATGACATGGGGAGAGGAGAATTGGAGGAACACTGCTCACTTTTGAGACTGGTTGTGGACACAATAATGGGCATGGTACTCATTGTTGACTCACTCATACCAGGTGCCGAGCCTCCAGATGTCTCACCTCCTCCACTAGTACCCACCGATTCAATATCCATTCCGTGACCCTTCTTTGTGTGCCTGATCAGATGATCCTTCCTCCCAAAACGCTGAGGACAAAACTGGCAGAGGAAATCTCGGCGACCCGTGTGTACCACTAGATGCCTCCTCACATCCTTACGTGTGAAAAACGTGCGGCCACAGTCACTGCATGGAAATCGACGTGGCACCTCCGACTCAGTAGCACCACGCGCTGCAACACTTGTTGATGGCCGGGTTTGCGGGACATGAGCCTCGCGGAGGTGACGCAGAACTTCACTAGCCCGAGCAAAGCCCCTAGCACCACACACTTCACACTGTAACACACCCTCCCTGGCGGCATGGCTAGCCATATGCCTCCCATGAGCCGCTGCTGAGCGGAATTCCCGAGAACACTGAGGACGATCGCAGCGCAGGATGGGTGAGGCCGCCACCGTAACAGCAGGGGCACTCACATCTGGAGTCACACTATCACCTGCAGCACTGCGGTGCACACGCTCGTGGTTTCGAAGGTGGTCACGACGTCGGAAACTCCGAGAGCAGGTCGCACACTGATGCCTCCTCTCACCGGTGTGAATTAGTTTGTGCCTCTCCAATTTGAACTTGGAGGAGAATGCTTTGGGGCAATCGGAGCAGACAAAAGGTCGCTCACCAGTGTGCGAATAGGAGTGCTGGGCCAACTTGCCCGGACTGCCGAAAGTCTTCCCACAGACAGAGCACCTGTGTCTCTTGGGTGTTGTTTCAGAGGTAGAAGGAATAGGGGTGGTAGGAAGCTCAGTTTCCCTCCCACTTTCATCAGCAGTGTCCACAAGGGCATCTGGCCTCCACTTGGAGTCTGCCGTTTGGGGCGTACTATCTGGTGAAGACTTTGGCTCCGATGACTGACCAGCATCTTTGGTTCCAGAGCGTAGTCGCCCACACAGACTCCAATCCCCGGCCATTTCCTTGGTGTTTTTGTTCTCTTCATTTTTGATGACCTTCTTGCTCTTCCCAGACAAAGCTTCCGCAGTTCTCCTAGGAGATTCTCTCAGAGCTGGAGCCTCGCTCCGCCCAGAGTTCCCTCTCCGCGTTCGAGGAGCAGTAGAATCTCTCCATTCTCTCATTGCCTCACCCAATCTCTGCAGCCTCCCTTCGGAACGCAAAGATCGTCCACGACTACCGTAACTCTTGCTCGGTGAAGAACTTTTGCTTGAATCACCAGAATGAGGTCGACCACTGTAAGCTGCTTGCGTGGAGGATGAAGCTCTTGCTCTTCCCAACTGCACATCTTTTTTCCTGCCATTgtcctttctttccttttcttcaacATAATCTAGgagtagagagagaaaaaaatgcttagATATAATTGGCATTGATAAGAGTGAGACTCAAAACTAATCAGATGCTTGTCCCATACTTTCCAAAAATAACCCATACCCGAGTTTTTCCTATAATCAATACAGTAATTTAGCATCTTTAACCATAGAAAAATCTATCGAAAAATGGAGTACAATCCATCAAATATACTAATTCCTTGTTTAAAGTTATAGCCTGACTTACAAGGTggcctttttaaccgaaagacaagatccactaaacctctaagtgttcgctttagAAACCTAATCGCAAAAcacaattttaccttgcccgccacgtaccccacggggtacagtaacgtgccgccgtggttaattcccctgccagctttgagacttgatcttactcgttgctctaaatctactactatgccgggagaataccaacaacttttcaaggaattccgtgctgaaaactccgaatttacgttcgtatacactgacggttccaaatcggataccgcctgtgggtgcgctgtggtatccccatatcatggagtccttaaggcaaaattgcatccgtactgttccatttttacggctg encodes:
- the LOC124155727 gene encoding PR domain zinc finger protein 10-like isoform X3, giving the protein MFDDSNLWCEDCEHSNAGECNQHGPLLVVQDNVVQSRARQSLPHMLCIGPPTGEEGPSVFARELVRRRTRFGPLQAKELDSHPSGNAFGSSLEFGLFLEGQEPIFIGRTENWEEYCNWMAMVRPARNAEEQNLVAFQYHAGIYFVTIKDIEPNTELRVWYAREYAYCMGTKPLKSIDYVEEKERKDNGRKKDVQLGRARASSSTQAAYSGRPHSGDSSKSSSPSKSYGSRGRSLRSEGRLQRLGEAMREWRDSTAPRTRRGNSGRSEAPALRESPRRTAEALSGKSKKVIKNEENKNTKEMAGDWSLCGRLRSGTKDAGQSSEPKSSPDSTPQTADSKWRPDALVDTADESGRETELPTTPIPSTSETTPKRHRCSVCGKTFGSPGKLAQHSYSHTGERPFVCSDCPKAFSSKFKLERHKLIHTGERRHQCATCSRSFRRRDHLRNHERVHRSAAGDSVTPDVSAPAVTVAASPILRCDRPQCSREFRSAAAHGRHMASHAAREGVLQCEVCGARGFARASEVLRHLREAHVPQTRPSTSVAARGATESEVPRRFPCSDCGRTFFTRKDVRRHLVVHTGRRDFLCQFCPQRFGRKDHLIRHTKKGHGMDIESVGTSGGGETSGGSAPGMSESTMSTMPIIVSTTSLKSEQCSSNSPLPMSSVEFANPSELPTLRMEGIGEGPRMYDEENRVDLEHLLSLIPPLPSSPSGSESAAHSQGHSPFSLRPPDRDPLAPDPLSLLSENVSGVAEQVIPQPESTPLPRFDQVFHPQQP
- the LOC124155727 gene encoding PR domain zinc finger protein 10-like isoform X2 yields the protein MEWCEDCEHSNAGECNQHGPLLVVQDNVVQSRARQSLPHMLCIGPPTGEGGAVSSRYMGDAEGPSVFARELVRRRTRFGPLQAKELDSHPSGNAFGSSLEFGLFLEGQEPIFIGRTENWEEYCNWMAMVRPARNAEEQNLVAFQYHAGIYFVTIKDIEPNTELRVWYAREYAYCMGTKPLKSIDYVEEKERKDNGRKKDVQLGRARASSSTQAAYSGRPHSGDSSKSSSPSKSYGSRGRSLRSEGRLQRLGEAMREWRDSTAPRTRRGNSGRSEAPALRESPRRTAEALSGKSKKVIKNEENKNTKEMAGDWSLCGRLRSGTKDAGQSSEPKSSPDSTPQTADSKWRPDALVDTADESGRETELPTTPIPSTSETTPKRHRCSVCGKTFGSPGKLAQHSYSHTGERPFVCSDCPKAFSSKFKLERHKLIHTGERRHQCATCSRSFRRRDHLRNHERVHRSAAGDSVTPDVSAPAVTVAASPILRCDRPQCSREFRSAAAHGRHMASHAAREGVLQCEVCGARGFARASEVLRHLREAHVPQTRPSTSVAARGATESEVPRRFPCSDCGRTFFTRKDVRRHLVVHTGRRDFLCQFCPQRFGRKDHLIRHTKKGHGMDIESVGTSGGGETSGGSAPGMSESTMSTMPIIVSTTSLKSEQCSSNSPLPMSSVEFANPSELPTLRMEGIGEGPRMYDEENRVDLEHLLSLIPPLPSSPSGSESAAHSQGHSPFSLRPPDRDPLAPDPLSLLSENVSGVAEQVIPQPESTPLPRFDQVFHPQQP
- the LOC124155727 gene encoding PR domain zinc finger protein 10-like isoform X1 encodes the protein MFDDSNLWCEDCEHSNAGECNQHGPLLVVQDNVVQSRARQSLPHMLCIGPPTGEGGAVSSRYMGDAEGPSVFARELVRRRTRFGPLQAKELDSHPSGNAFGSSLEFGLFLEGQEPIFIGRTENWEEYCNWMAMVRPARNAEEQNLVAFQYHAGIYFVTIKDIEPNTELRVWYAREYAYCMGTKPLKSIDYVEEKERKDNGRKKDVQLGRARASSSTQAAYSGRPHSGDSSKSSSPSKSYGSRGRSLRSEGRLQRLGEAMREWRDSTAPRTRRGNSGRSEAPALRESPRRTAEALSGKSKKVIKNEENKNTKEMAGDWSLCGRLRSGTKDAGQSSEPKSSPDSTPQTADSKWRPDALVDTADESGRETELPTTPIPSTSETTPKRHRCSVCGKTFGSPGKLAQHSYSHTGERPFVCSDCPKAFSSKFKLERHKLIHTGERRHQCATCSRSFRRRDHLRNHERVHRSAAGDSVTPDVSAPAVTVAASPILRCDRPQCSREFRSAAAHGRHMASHAAREGVLQCEVCGARGFARASEVLRHLREAHVPQTRPSTSVAARGATESEVPRRFPCSDCGRTFFTRKDVRRHLVVHTGRRDFLCQFCPQRFGRKDHLIRHTKKGHGMDIESVGTSGGGETSGGSAPGMSESTMSTMPIIVSTTSLKSEQCSSNSPLPMSSVEFANPSELPTLRMEGIGEGPRMYDEENRVDLEHLLSLIPPLPSSPSGSESAAHSQGHSPFSLRPPDRDPLAPDPLSLLSENVSGVAEQVIPQPESTPLPRFDQVFHPQQP